The Amblyomma americanum isolate KBUSLIRL-KWMA chromosome 5, ASM5285725v1, whole genome shotgun sequence genome window below encodes:
- the LOC144134561 gene encoding uncharacterized protein LOC144134561: protein MPCAFQDLVFLLQEHVVLVFKILQLHYDDPHKVRFEDRRRRHLNRRLTATMKRLSGVHVLNHEHRFLDASGEPMLSLFAADRGIDQMSKIIVAALVKIYGPGIASASRARPGEVYVVHRCRRCGAKGHKTDHCWAYCSPRRHAAAGRG, encoded by the exons atgccttgcgcattccaggacctcgttttcctgctgcaggagcacgtcgtgctggtgttcaaaattttgcaactccattacgacgacccacataaggtgcggtttgaggaccgccggcgtcgccatctgaaccgccgtctgacagccacgatgaagcgcttgtcgggcgtgcacgttctcaatcacgag catcgtttcctggatgcttctggcgagccgatgctgtccttgtttgccgcagaccggggcatcgaccagatgtcaaagattatcgtcgcggccctcgtcaagatctacggaccagggatagcgtcggcttcaagggcaagaccaggagaggtgtacgtcgtgcaccggtgtcgtcggtgcggagccaaagggcacaagacggaccactgctgggcctactgctcaccgcgccgccacgccgctgcaggtcgcggttga